In Spirosoma sp. KUDC1026, the sequence TTGATGATGTGGAATCTGGAACTGTGAGCGAAAGTCGTTCAACCGCCCTCCACACCCAATACGCTCAGTCCACTCAACTATCCCTCTTCGACCCCCCCGCCCCAATCCCCCGCCCTCAACCCTTCACCCCACGCCCCGCGCCCTACGCCCCTCGCACGGCGATTGTGCTGGCGGATGAGACGCTGCTGGTGCCGATGTTGTATGCGCTGGACGAGAGCGTAACCGATTTGAACGTAACGATGGGCTTGTCGCTGCGAAGTTCGCTGCTGTTCACGCTGATCGATACGTTATTCGAAATGCAGCGGACCGTCCATGAGTTTCGGACAAAAGATGGTCGTGACCTGCGAATACCGAAGTTTCACCATCGCCACGTCGTGAAGGTGCTGAATCACCCGTTTGTGAAGCAGTACGAACGCATCAACGGACTGATGTGGCCGGGAGCAACGCGGCCCAACGGGGAGGTGGAGCCACCCGAGCCGCTGTTTCAATGGATTGCCAAGAAGATCGTTACGGATCAGCTTGTCTACCTGACCGAAAAAGATCTGCAGCAGTTGAGCCAGACCGAAGACGGAACCGACGATCCGCTAATCCGGACGCTGTTTACGCGATGGCCCAACGATGATCCTGCCAAAGCCATCCGCACGTTCTACGAGCTGATTGACCAACTGCGCGAGGTGTACCGACAGAGCCAGGATGCCATCGAGATCGAATATCTCTATCTGTTTCATACCCAGCTCAAACAACTGGAAACGACGCTCGAACGGCAGGCCCGCGACAAGAACCATACGCCCGTTACGGTGAAAAGCTTCCGGCAGTTTCTGTACGAACTGATCCGGCAGACGAGTATTCCGTTTACCAGTGAGGGCAATAGCCAGTTGCAGGTCATGGGGATGCTTGAAACCCGGGCGCTGGACTTCGACCGGGTCATAATTCTGTCGGTCAACGAAGGTACCCTGCCGCAGTCCCGGAAGCAGAACTCACTGATTCCGTTCGATATTGCGTCGGAGCTGCACCTGCCGACATACCGTGAGCAGGAAGCCGTAATGGCGTATCACTTTTACCGCCTGCTCCAGCGCGCGTCGGACATTGTGCTGTTGCACACGACCTCAACCGATGCCTACGGCAGCGGTCGGGGCGAAGTCAGTCGGTTTGTGCGGCAACTGGAGCATGAACTGGTGCCGCAGTCGGGTGGGCGGATCAGCCTGAGCAAACCGACGGTACGTTTCGGCCGGTCGGGTCTGAGCCAGATTGCGGATATTACCGAACTAAGTATTCCGAAAACGGAAGCCGTCCGACAGAAACTGCTGGACCGCCTGACGACAACCGGCCTCTACCCGTCGCAGCTGAACCAGTTCATCAGCTGCTCGATGCGGTTCTATTTCAGCCAGATCGTTAAAATTAGCGAAGAGGAAGAAGTGGAAGAGAAAATGGGCTCGGCCGACCTCGGAAACTGGCTGCACACTGTGCTGGAACGGCTGGATAAGGAATACCGTCTGGAAGGAAAGCCTGTTGAAGAAGAAGACGTTGTCCGGTTGCTGAAAGAAGAGTTTACGAACACGATGAAAGGTCGCGTGGTCGAGTCGGGCATGAACCTGCTGCTCTACGACATGGCCAACCGCCTGATGCTGGACTTTCAGCGGCAACAGCGCGAGTTGACTGACCTGACTGTCATTGGGACCGAACAAACCCTGGAAGCTTGGCTGGAGATTCCGCTGGGCATCGACCAAACGGTTCGCGTTCGCGTGGCCGGAAAAATCGACCGAATCGAACGGCTGGGCAACAAGATTCGAATTGTTGATTACAAAACGGGGAAGGTCGATCTCAAGAGTATAAAAGATACCGAGGGGCTAAAAGATGCGCTCCGCCACAACGGCAAGGAAGACAAAATGCGGCAGTTGTGGCTGTACCGTTACCTGGCCCTGAAGAACATCCGCAATCACGGTGGTTTGCCCCGCGATAAAGCCCGTAAGCAGATTTATCCGATCCATAACCTGCCCGTCGAAGCGGGATTCTATTCGTTTCGCGACGTGAGCGGTGGGTTCAAGACCAACCCCGTTTCGTTCGGGGCCGACGATGACCAGTACATCACTGAGTCGGAGGAACTGCTGCAGGAACTGATTCTGCGGATGCTGGATATGGGCGACCCATTCCGCAAAACCGACCAACTCGACACCTGTACGTATTGCGACTACAAAGGAATCTGTGGGCGGTAAGTAGATCACCGAAAATACATTAGATTATTTTGTCATGCTGACGAAGGAAGCATCTTCGGTAGTCAAAACAGGTTCGTTACTGAAGATGCTTCCTTCGTCAGCATGACAAAAAGGTAGTTTGAAATACGCTAAACTGTTGGTGGTTTTGCACTTAATCATAATAGACTGTTTCAGGCTGCCGCGGTTAGTACAGGGCCTGTTTGGCTTCGATAATCAGTTCAGCCACTTCACGGAAGCAGCCTTGCCCGCCATTCAGCTCGCAGCAGTAGTCGACCACGGCTTTGTTGAATTTCGTTGCGTCGGCGGGGCAGGCGGACAAACCCACTGCCTGTAAAATAGCCAGATCGTTCACGTCGTCGCCAATGAACGCCACCTCCGACGCATCCAGGCCGTTCCGCTCCAGAATCTCGGGCAGGAGTGAAAGTTTATCCTTCGCGCCGAGGTGTAACTCCGTAATCTTTAGTTTGGCCGCTCGCGTCACGACCGACGGCGACCGCTCGCCCGTGACAATGCCGCTTTCGACGCCTGCCTGTTCGCGCAGTCGCTCAACGGCCATGCCATCTCGGATATTGAATTTCTTGAAGATCTCCCCGTTTTCACCGTAGTACACACTGGCATCGGTCAGAACACCGTCGCAGTCGGTGAGGAGGAGTTTTATGCGGGCGGCTTTCGCCAGAATGTCTGGATTCATAGAAAGTAAGAAAAGCGGCTCAACGCAGGAGCCGGTCAAAATCGATACATAATGAGAGTTGGCTGGTACCCGCCGTGGGTGCAGCCGCAAACCGACCGTAGGTAAGCTGAAAGCCCCGCGCCTGTACCGAAGCCCCAAACGAGATTCCGGCCGTACCGGCTCCCGTTGCCAGTTTGCCCTCCTGGCGTTTTAGGTGGTTGTAGCCGAGCAGGATTTGGACGTTGCGGCTCAGGAGTAGTTCGGCCCCCACACTCAGGTGCCGGGCCAGTTTTTCGCCAACGCTGACGGTGCGCGGAATAGCGTTGCCGTTCAGGTCATACTGGACGTTCAGGTTCGGGTCGTTGTAGGCAATGTCGAAACGCTGGAGGTGATGCGCTGTTACCGTTAGTCGAAAGGGGGCGTAACGGGGCTTGAGCGTTACCCCCGCCTGGAGATCAAAAGGCAAATCAGCATCCGTCGGACCGTAATTTCGAACAAGGTACCCCACGTTTTTCGCCACCAGCCCGAAGGTAAGCTCCTGTTTTGGATGCCGCCAGACCCCGCCGAAATCAGCCAGTACACCAAACGCTGAGTACGTCTCGATGGCCGATCCTACGGCTTTGATTGTTGCGCCTAGGGTGAAGTTACCTTCGGTGCGGGCGTGAGTCAGGCTAACGGCATAATCGTTGGCCGAGAACGTACCGAGCGTATTTCCCGCCGGGTCGGTCATGTCGAATTGTCCATAACTCAGGTATTGCATTCCCACCGCCCATTTACCCCCCGAGCGGATGGGAAGTCCGTAGTGGAGCGTGTAGTACTTGGCCGCTGCCAGGTACGGCATCAGGCTGATGGACAGTTGATTGGCCGTCAGCGAATCAGCCAGGGCGGGGTTATTGAGGTAATACGCGCCATCGGGGCGGGTTGCGGTGGCAACCTGCCCGCCGAGGGCAGCCACACGTGCGTGGGTCGGTAAATCAAGAAACGAGAAAACGCGCTGTCCGCCCAGCGACTGAGCACGGCCCAGCAGGGGAGAGAGAAATCCAGCAAATAAGAGGACGTAAAGCGCTTTCAAGCCAGGAACGGGCAGTTTTTTGCAAAGAAACGCCAATTTTTAGACAGTTCTAGCCGATTGACGAAGCGAGAGTCTGCTAGTGCTTTTCTTTGTTTGAAAGCTGTAGTCTTGTTGACTCAATTAAGAAATGACAGCACTGGTAATAGTCGCTATTAACCTTCGGCATAAATCGAGCTACTACGTGATACCGATCAGGTAATTTACCTTCCAGTATCCAATCAAAACCATCTACGCCAATCACGTCTTCATTGGTGGATAACTGCCAGAAAGCGGCCCGGTTTACTCGTTGATTAAACGTGTTCCAGGTTTTTTGATCCAGTTTTTTTCGGCGGGTAACCAGTTGAGGACTGGACGTTTCATCTACTGTTTTCCATATAAGCCAACAGCTTCCTTTATACTCTTCCAGACGAATAACAACTGGTGGATGAAAGGCCCGCAGCCAAGTGAGCCGATAAATGACCGTATCAGATTGATTACGGTAAATGATGCGTTCGTGCATAGTCGCTAGAACCTTAGAACAAGATCGGTTCATGAATGGATCAAGTCCTACGTAGACGGCGCTATCGGGCGATAAGGTCAGCGGGAAATAATAGGAGGCTAGGTCTTTTGGCGAAACCTGATCTCGCGGGACGGGCACCTTCTTTGCTATATCGATAATATCCTGTCCCTGACTGAAACAGGTTGACAGAAATAGATAGCATAGTACGAGAGCTTTTTTCACAGGCGGAAACAGGGACTATCAAATGGAGAAACGATGAAGCTGTTTGTGGAATTCTATATCAGCCAACTATAGACAATACATTGTCTGAGTGATTATAAACAAAAAATGGCCAACACAACATGCGCTGGCCATTTGATCACTACAGCTCTCTGAAAAGAAACTAGTCAAAACAGGGGCGAAAGGTCGACTTTCTTTTTGTAACGCATGTTTCTATTTCGGCCAATCAGTTTCGAGTTTAGGACATTGACCTGTTGAATTGAGCAAACGGTCTCAGACTAGGCGCCAAATCAACATTCTCGCAAACCCAATGCCGTTAAAGCAGTTCTATTTCTATAAACGACACAGACGATGAGAACGGAACGGGAGAAAAAACTGATTACGAAATATTGGTTGTTTGGTGGCGGTGGTGCCATGCTGCTGGGGAGCGGGCTGGCTACGTTGCTGCACGGCAGTAAACTGAAAGAAGTGAACGCCGACCCCTGGTTCTGGGTGAGTACGGGAGGCTTTGCCCTGATTATGTCGGGCATCAGTATGATCGGTGACGCCAACCGCTTCCGCACAATGGCCGACGTCCTTAAGGAGTTGGACGCGCGTGGATTGAAAGAATAATCAGCCGATCACTGATCCCCAAAATTACAGGCATCCAGTAACATGTCGACAGCTCCTGCGGAGCTAACACCGCGTTACTGGATGCCCACGAACAGAATTGCCAGGTCGTTTTCGAGCCCGTAAGGAGCGAACAAGTTTCGTATCGTCCTTACTCCTCCTCGCTGTTGTTGAGTTTCGCCAGCAAGCTGTACGCGCCATTGACGACAATCGGCGTGACGGTGGGATTTATATCCGAGGGGAGCGTCACCGCCACGTAACCCTTTTCCCGAACGCCCGTTTTTACGTCCACCTGCCGGAACTGATAGCTGGTGGGGTTGCCCTGCTTCTTCTCCAGCACGTATACCAGCGACTTACCACCGTAGCTGACGACGGCCGCTTCGGGAAGGGTTTGCAAGGGCTGCGTCCGTATATCGACCAGTGCCGATACGTAGCCACCTGGGATGAAGTCATTCGGCCGGCGATCCGGGGCGTAGCCGTCCGGATGCGCCAGCACCGAAATGGTCCGATCAGCGGCAATGGATTTGCCGATCAGGAAAATCTCCCCCCGATGTACGAACGACGGATCGCCACCCATCCCGAAGTGGACAATCTGTCCGGCATGAATCCGGCTGATGTCTTTTTCGAAAATACTGAGCCGAACGTGCAGGTGATCGACATTGGTGATTTCGACCAGGATATCGGATGGGTTGAGGAAGCGCCCGTTGTTAACCGGTACGTTAGTTACAAATCCTGACACGGGCGACGGAATGGCTACCTGACGGGTCAGCTGACTTGGACTGAGTTTAGTGGGATTGATGTGCAGGATGGCCAATCGCTGTGCCATACCGGCCAGTTGCGCCTGCAAACTCTGCCGGTTCGCGCGCACCTGCTGAAACTGCTTCAGGGCGTTTACGTTGTCGCGACTCAGCTCCTGCTGACGGGCATAATCCAGGTCGGCGAATTCCAGCTTGGCTTTAGTGTCCAGATAATCCTGCTGTAACTGAATGTATTCAGGGTTCTCCAGCACGACCAGTGGCTGTCCTTTGCGAACTTTCATGCCTGGCTCCAGGTCGATTTTTCGAATGTATCCGCCAAAGGGGACCGTCACCGAGACCAGATTCGAGGCTGGTACGTCGATGGTTCCGTTTGCTTTGAGCGTGGTGTTAAGCGTCCGTAACGCCGGCTGGCCGAGCTGAATAGCCGCTACGTCATACTGTGCCTGGGTCAGTGACACGCGGATAGGGCCCGTCTTGGTTGAATCGCTCTTGGTTGTCGCTACTTCGGCGAGGTTAGTATCTGCTTTACCGTCCTGTTTATCGGATGAGCTACAGCCCGCCACCAGAAGAAGCGTCAGGAGCGATGCAGAAAGTAAGGTATGCATGGAGTACGGCATGGGTCGGATTAGGAATTGCCCAGTAAGTAGTTGATGTAGAGAACAGATTGGTTGTATTGATTGAGCAGGTCGAGGTAGTTCGACCGGATGGTGAAGGCCTGTTGCAACGCCAGCGAGAATTCGACGTAGCCGATGTCGCCACCGCTAAACGCGCGTTGGGCATTGGTCTGAATCAGAGCTGCTTGCAATAGCCCGTTCGTTTCGTAATAGGTCAGCGCCTGCTGGTACTGCTGGTATTGCCCGACCGCCTGTTTCAGTTGTTGACTCAGCGCAAACTGCCGGTTTTTCAGTTCGGTCAGTGCGAGTTGTTCACCAATGCGGGCGGCATTGATCCGCGCTTTCTGTGGCTGGCCGATCAGGGGGAACGTAACGCCAATCTGCCCCCCATTAAATCGATAGCCAGGACCGAAATATAGCTCTTGCCCATCGATCAATTGATTACCAACGAGCGTCTGGCTGAATAGTCCAACCAGAAAATCGGGTTTGAGCCGGGCCTGCTCTACCAGTCGACTTTGTTCTGCCACTCGAGTCTGCTCCTGTAGTTGCCGGAGTTGCGGATTCCGGGCCAGCGCTATACTGTCCTGAATCCCGTCGATGGTCAGTTTCGGCAGTGGTTCGGTGGTTATGTCAACCGGCTGAGGGCTATACAGCAACGTTTGCAACTGACTTTGGCTTGCGATGAGACTCGCTTCGTTCTGCGCTAGTTTGACCCGCTGATCGGCCAGCTGGCTTTCTGCCGTCGCCTTCTCCAGACTACCCGTTTCCCCGGTTTTGACCCGCAACGTTGCCGCCTTGACGAACTCGGTCACTACGGTATCCTGCTGCTGAAAAAGCTGACGTTTCCGGTACAGGTAGTTCAGTTCGTAATAGGCGGACTTAACGCCGTACTGAATATCGTTTTGGGTAACGGCTACCTCCGCCTGCCGCGCGCTGACCGTCTGATCGTTCAGTTGCGCCAATCGGCGCATCAGGGTTGGGTTCGGGATGGTTTGCGTTAGAGCGAGGTTGTTGTCGAATCGGCGGCTGTTGTATTGGCCCAGCATAAGCGTAGCCGACAGACGCCCGGCATCGTAGGCCGTTCGACGTAACGCCTGTTGCTGGCTGACACCCAGATTCGCCGTTTGTAACTGGCCGTTCCGCGTAGTAGCCTGCTGAATGGCCTGTTGTAACGTGATCTGCTGCGGCCCTTGTGCCCAACCCGTCGTGACGAGCCCCAGCAACAGAACAATACCAGCAATTTTCACCGAATCCGTTGGCTTCGATAACCGGGCCGCCTGCGCTTCCTTGTCCACGGCTTTTCGCTCGAACAACGAGTACAGGATGGGTAGCACGATGAGCGTCAGCAACGTAGCGGTCAGTAAACCACCGATCACGACGGTAGCCAGTGGTTTCTGTACTTCAGCGCCCGCTGAGTTCGACAGCGCCATTGGAATGAAACCGAATGACGCGACCAGGGCCGTCATGATAACCGGGCGTAGCCGCACTTCGGCCCCCTGCCGGATAATCTCGGTCATGTCGGTAAGTCCTTCCTCGTGACGAAGTCGGTTAAACTCAGCAATCAGGACAATACCATTCAGTACGGCCACCCCAAACAGGGCGATGAAACCCACGCCCGCCGAAATACTGAATGGCATCCCCCGAATCAGCAGTGCAAACACGCCCCCGATGGCTGCCATCGGAATCGCCATGAAAATGAGCAGACTCTGCCGAACGGAGTGGAACGTAAAAAACAGCAGGGCAAAAATCAGGGCGAGGGCAATCGGCACGGCGATGCTCAACCGTTGCTTGGCATCGACCAGATTTTGAAACTGGCCGCCGTATTTAACGTGAATTATGGATAAATGCGTTTTTGAACTGGGATCACAATAGATGGCTTACGGTCATGAAAACAATAAGCGATCAAACCTGCCAAGACATTGATCTGGCTATTAAGCGCACTCCGATGGCGAGTGTGTTCGAGGTCGAAGACCGATGTTAGCAAGGCATTGACCGATTCGATTAAGCCGCGCTTGCGTAAGTTGAGTTTATCACTCAAGGGCATCAAGGTGTTCTTCATCCGGCGTCGAAGCTTGGTTACTAAATGAAGACCTCGCTGGTAAAACTCGGCAAACAGTTTAGTCAAATACCCCCGGTCGCCAAAGCACTGTCCCTGCAAATCCGCCAGTAGCTCTGGCAATAAGCTGGCGTTGTTGTCCGAGACATTACCAGGCGTAATGATAAAATTGATTAACTCGCCGTACTGATTAATGACTAAATGCGCTTTTAGCCCAAAGAACCAGCCCATAGAGGACTTCCCACGGGCGGCCAGGCCAGCAAAGACCTTATTGGCCTGGATGCGATGGTTATCACAGACGGCCAGCGGTTTACTATCGACAATGTAGAAGCCGGTTCGCTGGCCTTGGGCACAAAGCCATTTTAAGAGTACAAAAAGTCCAGGTAGTAAGCGAGGCATACGGGCCACGAATCGCTCGTAACTGATCAACTTGGGAAAATAACTCCTTAGTT encodes:
- a CDS encoding PD-(D/E)XK nuclease family protein produces the protein MTFLQQTAQRIFDAHGPSLSDVWVILPTRRAVSVFLDELAMQSDKPFLAPHAMAVDDFITQASGLQLIDSVSLLFELYDVFREIDPLVEFEQFIGWASVLLADFDRIDQYLVNPSELFSYLTAAKALERWQPDLPPSAKAITETPGTSRYFKLFENLHVTYTNLRNRLVDQGLAYRGMAYRLLAEQVDTLIRDNLAYEKVYFVGFNALSRAEEHIIRVLVDAQKAELFWDADQYYVDNRQQEAGEFLRRYQKNGWLFSRENRADLQQLSNNLLGTDKRIRVVGVPNASMQTKVAGKLYGEWKKDEGVGRRAWGEEFGDQGNGDEELGMNDADLGFDDVESGTVSESRSTALHTQYAQSTQLSLFDPPAPIPRPQPFTPRPAPYAPRTAIVLADETLLVPMLYALDESVTDLNVTMGLSLRSSLLFTLIDTLFEMQRTVHEFRTKDGRDLRIPKFHHRHVVKVLNHPFVKQYERINGLMWPGATRPNGEVEPPEPLFQWIAKKIVTDQLVYLTEKDLQQLSQTEDGTDDPLIRTLFTRWPNDDPAKAIRTFYELIDQLREVYRQSQDAIEIEYLYLFHTQLKQLETTLERQARDKNHTPVTVKSFRQFLYELIRQTSIPFTSEGNSQLQVMGMLETRALDFDRVIILSVNEGTLPQSRKQNSLIPFDIASELHLPTYREQEAVMAYHFYRLLQRASDIVLLHTTSTDAYGSGRGEVSRFVRQLEHELVPQSGGRISLSKPTVRFGRSGLSQIADITELSIPKTEAVRQKLLDRLTTTGLYPSQLNQFISCSMRFYFSQIVKISEEEEVEEKMGSADLGNWLHTVLERLDKEYRLEGKPVEEEDVVRLLKEEFTNTMKGRVVESGMNLLLYDMANRLMLDFQRQQRELTDLTVIGTEQTLEAWLEIPLGIDQTVRVRVAGKIDRIERLGNKIRIVDYKTGKVDLKSIKDTEGLKDALRHNGKEDKMRQLWLYRYLALKNIRNHGGLPRDKARKQIYPIHNLPVEAGFYSFRDVSGGFKTNPVSFGADDDQYITESEELLQELILRMLDMGDPFRKTDQLDTCTYCDYKGICGR
- a CDS encoding IS982 family transposase; translation: MLREDKALKLIEIFITCDDFCNVLTQWQMQQGTLPTIRQGELTDSEMLAITIFYHHSGAKCFQYYYQDWVEAQLRSYFPKLISYERFVARMPRLLPGLFVLLKWLCAQGQRTGFYIVDSKPLAVCDNHRIQANKVFAGLAARGKSSMGWFFGLKAHLVINQYGELINFIITPGNVSDNNASLLPELLADLQGQCFGDRGYLTKLFAEFYQRGLHLVTKLRRRMKNTLMPLSDKLNLRKRGLIESVNALLTSVFDLEHTRHRSALNSQINVLAGLIAYCFHDRKPSIVIPVQKRIYP
- a CDS encoding KdsC family phosphatase — its product is MNPDILAKAARIKLLLTDCDGVLTDASVYYGENGEIFKKFNIRDGMAVERLREQAGVESGIVTGERSPSVVTRAAKLKITELHLGAKDKLSLLPEILERNGLDASEVAFIGDDVNDLAILQAVGLSACPADATKFNKAVVDYCCELNGGQGCFREVAELIIEAKQALY
- a CDS encoding efflux RND transporter periplasmic adaptor subunit, whose product is MHTLLSASLLTLLLVAGCSSSDKQDGKADTNLAEVATTKSDSTKTGPIRVSLTQAQYDVAAIQLGQPALRTLNTTLKANGTIDVPASNLVSVTVPFGGYIRKIDLEPGMKVRKGQPLVVLENPEYIQLQQDYLDTKAKLEFADLDYARQQELSRDNVNALKQFQQVRANRQSLQAQLAGMAQRLAILHINPTKLSPSQLTRQVAIPSPVSGFVTNVPVNNGRFLNPSDILVEITNVDHLHVRLSIFEKDISRIHAGQIVHFGMGGDPSFVHRGEIFLIGKSIAADRTISVLAHPDGYAPDRRPNDFIPGGYVSALVDIRTQPLQTLPEAAVVSYGGKSLVYVLEKKQGNPTSYQFRQVDVKTGVREKGYVAVTLPSDINPTVTPIVVNGAYSLLAKLNNSEEE
- the porQ gene encoding type IX secretion system protein PorQ yields the protein MKALYVLLFAGFLSPLLGRAQSLGGQRVFSFLDLPTHARVAALGGQVATATRPDGAYYLNNPALADSLTANQLSISLMPYLAAAKYYTLHYGLPIRSGGKWAVGMQYLSYGQFDMTDPAGNTLGTFSANDYAVSLTHARTEGNFTLGATIKAVGSAIETYSAFGVLADFGGVWRHPKQELTFGLVAKNVGYLVRNYGPTDADLPFDLQAGVTLKPRYAPFRLTVTAHHLQRFDIAYNDPNLNVQYDLNGNAIPRTVSVGEKLARHLSVGAELLLSRNVQILLGYNHLKRQEGKLATGAGTAGISFGASVQARGFQLTYGRFAAAPTAGTSQLSLCIDFDRLLR